The Catenulispora sp. EB89 genome includes the window ACAGGACTCGAAGTCCTGGACACACAAGTGCTCACCTGCCAGCGGCTGTCCACCCAGGAGTCTGCCGGATGGCTCACTCCCGAGAATCATTAGGACCCCCTGTGAAGCTCACAAAGCACGCTCATGCCTGCGTGACCGTCGAGAAGGACGGCACCCGCTTGGTCATCGACCCCGGCACCTTCGCCCCGGACGCGGCAGATGCCATCGCCCAGGCCCACGCGGTCCTGATCACCCATGAGCACTTCGACCACTTCGACGAAGGGGTCGTCGCGGCCGCCCTCCAAGCTCAGCCTGACTTGCGGGTCTTCGGCACCGCCGCGGTCGCGGCCGCCCTCGGCAGCCACGGTGGTCGGGTCCGAGCCGTCGCCGCCGGCGACACCTTCACCGTCGGCGCCATCAGCGCAGCCGTCCACGGCGACCGCCACGCGCTGATCCACCCCGACATCCCGTGCCCCGACAACGTCGGCTACCTCCTCGAAGACGGAGCGCTGTACCACCCTGGCGACGCCTACTTCGCGCCCGACGCCCCTGTGCACACTCTTCTGCTGCCGACCAGCGGACCATGGACCAAGCTCGGCGAAGCCGCGGACTACGTCCGTACGATCAAGCCCGAACGGATCGTCCAGATCCACGAACTCATGCTCAGCGACCTCGGCCGGCGATCCACCGCCAACCTCCTCGGCGAGAAGGGCCTGACCGGGATCCCGATCGAGCTCGTCGAGCCCGGTGTCGACGTGCAGCTGTAGCCCCGCCCAAGACTCCAGGGAGCGGGCGTCACCCTGCCAAGCGGTGTCCCGTCTTCTCATCGAAGAGGTGGAAGCGTGCGACGTCGGCACCTCCGGCCACGCCGACCACCACGTTCTCGCCTTTGACGGGAAGTGGGCCGCCGGTGTGGCGGACGACGAGGTCGACCTCATCGCCGCCGACGGTCGTGCGGGTGGTGACCAGGTGGTCGCGGCCGGTGTCGCGGACGAGGATCGTCACGGCTCGGATGCCCTCGCCTTCTCCTCCGATCGTGAGGTCTTCGGGTCGGAGGCCGACGACGACGCGGTTTCCGCTCAGCGAACTGAGCTGCGCGGCGGACACCGGGACCGCCAGGCGGCCGACGCGAGCCGTTCGGCCTTCCACCGCCGCGGTCACCAGGTTCATGGCCGGTGAGCCGAGGAACTGGGCCACCGCGATGGAGGCCGGTTCCAGGAACACGTCCCGGGGGGTGCCGACCTGGTGGAGCGTTCCCCGATCGAGGACGGCGACGCGGTCGGCGACGGCCCAGGCGTCCTCGGACGAGCACGTCGCGTACAGCATCGTGACCCCCAGCTCGCGCTGGAGCGACCCGATCGGGCTACGGCCCCGCATCATCAGCGGGACCCCCGGGCCCGCCAGCGGCTCGTCGAGGCAGACGACGTCGGGGCGGCGGACGATGGCACGGGCCATGGTCGTCCGCTGCCGGATGTCGAAGCTCAGCCCCTCGGGCCTCGATGACAGATGGTCCGTCACGCCGCAGAGCTTCGCGACCTGGTTCACCCGCGCCGCCGCCGACTTCGCCGACGATTTACGCATCGTCAGCGGGAACGCGATGTTCTCCCGCACGGTCAGGTGCGGGAAGAGGGCGAAGCCCTGGAAGATCATCGAGACGGCGCGCTTGTCCGGCGCCGTGCGGCCCACGTCGGAGCCGTTGATCAGGACGCTGCCCCGGTCCAGGGGTTCGAGGCCGGCCAGCAGGCGCAGGAGCGTGCTCTTCCCACTGCCGGACGGCCCCGTCAGCACGAGGAGCTCGCCGTCTCGGACCGTCAGGTCGACCCCGTCGACCGCGGGCTTCCACATGCCGTGGAAGACCCTGGTGGCATCGATGAAACGCACCTCCGCCACGCGCGGTGCCTACGAGCGGGTCCAGTCGATGGAGGGTGCGTAACTGGTCGGGGTCTTGTTCACGGCCAGTCGAAGGCGGCTGGGCTGGCTGGTGTCGGCGCCCAGGAAGCAGTAGTAGCCGCAGTTGGTCGCGAAGGGGTCGAGGTAGTAGCGGATCGCTCCGGAGTCGTACTTGTCGTAGCTCTTTATCCATCTCTGGAAAGGGCTGCCGTTGCACGGCGCGGATTCCACCGTTTGATCGGCGACGTTCGCCTGCAGGCACAGCGACTGGTAGCTGTTGAGCTGGTCTCCGTTGCTATACGCGATCTCGTTCCATTCTTGCGGCAGGGAGCCGGTGCACGAAGTCACAGAGGCCTGGTTGACCGTGCCGCCGAGCGAGGCGGTAACGCAGTTGCCGAATGCGACGTTCCGGATCTCGTAGTATCCCGATCCTGGCTGGGCGTCGGCATGAGCGGCGCCGGAACCCGACACGAGCCCGGCGGAGGCCGAAGCGGCTGCGATCAGCAGCGCGAGAATTCGGGCTTTCGGCCGTGGCGAAAGAACCCTCGATTGTGTGGTCACGCGACTTGCCTTCCTTGAGTAGTCCTGAAACCCGTCGGGCCGCTCGGGCCGCTCGGGTAGCTCACCCGGCGAAGCAGGATCGCGACGATCGCCAGCAGAGGCGCCACGATCTGGGCCGCGGGCCTCGATCGGTTCGGGCCGGTTCCGGTGCTCCTATTGGTGTCAGGCGTGTTGTCATGCACTTTTCCCCCAGTGGGTCGATTCGTACGAGCTCAGCAGTTCTGACGCGACCACGCATCGAGCTGATCGAGATCCGATTTCACGCCGTCCGTCCCCAGCTCTCCCCCCGCCACCTCCGGGTGTCTGACAGAGACGACCAGCGGGCCGGTGACGCCTTGAGCGGGCTGCTGGATTTCAGCGGGAGCCTCCTGGACGAAGTCGTTGGCCCGCTTGGCCACCTCGGCTTGGTCGCCCGGCTGTTGGCCCTGCTGAAGGCCGCGGATCACGCCCACGATGTACTTCTCGTCCCCGCACGCCGAACCGCCACCTCCCGGCGCGGGGGCGGAGGACGCCGCTGCCGACGATGTGGCGGCAGAGCTGTCGGTCGCGGAGGGTGCGGAGGATGCGGAGGATGCGGACGTCGTGGCGGCACCGGTCGTACCGGAGCTCGTACTGCCCGCAGCCGACGAGTTGTGCGAGGAACTGCAGTCGGCCAGGCCCAGAACCAAGGCCGGGGCGACGAGTATTACCGCGAATGCGGTCGCCGAGCGGGACATGATGAGAACGCCCTTCGAGGTCGGATATCTTGCGTCGACCACGGTTGCCGACAGGGGTTTCAGATCCATTGCAGTGCCGCTCCGCCACGCCCGGCCAGCCGTAATTCGGCCAGCTCATCGGCACAGCGGCCACGCGGCGGCGACAGGAGGCGTGGGATCGAGTTCGCGCAAACACCTGAGCTCGTCATCGAAGTAGAGCAGGCCGTATTCCGACATCCGCTCTCGCGGGAAACCGTGCTCGCTGATATCGCCGTGTCCCCAGCGATGGACGACCATCCGCGGCGCGGCTTCTTGCAAGTCCTTGGTACTCGAACCCATGGTTCAGCACACCTCGGATGCTTCGCCGCCCGCGGCGCGAAAGTGTCGTTCGAGGAGGTCGTTGAACGGTTTTCCGGTGTCGGGGATGAGGTGGCCCGCTCCTGGACAGACCGCGCGACTGCCGGCCGTCTCCGCAGCGATGACATCGCAGATGATCTCGTTGGCCTCGAGATGTCCGCCGGAGACGACGAGCGTGTGAAACGGCGCCGCACGAAGCTGTGCCAGCGGCGGCTCGGCCTCGTCCGGAGGCCGGGCGCCGAGAAGCTGCCGGAGCCCTTTGCGCAGGCTGGGCGGAATCGGCTCCGACACCTCGGCCGGAGCACCGACGACGGCGAGGAACTCCCGTAGGGCGTCCGCGTCGGTGGCGTCGCGCAGTTCCAGAACGCGCCGTACCTCTTCGCCGTAGGCATCGACGGCCGGCACTCCGGCAGCCACGGCCGTGCACGGCGGCTCGACGAGGGTCAGCGACCGCACATTGTCCGGACGGAGCGCGGCCGCGTACATCGCCACGATCGCGCCGTACGACATTCCGACGACGTGCACCGGTCTGTCCAGCAGCTGGTGCGCGACCAACACCGACTCCGATTCGAAGTCCTGCCGCGCGGGGGGCGACTCGCCGTGGCCGGGCCGATCAGGGGCCAGCAACGTCCACCTTCGGGTCAGCGGATGTTGGTGGCGCCATCCGGCCTGGCCGCCCCGCAGCCCCCCGTGCAGCAGGAGGACCAGCGGACCACGCCCCGAACGATGGACGTGCATGCGGTAGGACGCCGGCCCGGACGGGGACGGCACGCCGAGTTCGGGTGGGGATTCGGCCGGCGGTTCGCCGGTCACGATTCCTCCGTCGGTCATGATGCTCCTCGGGGTGGCAGTGGCTGATGCCACGACCATCGCGGGAGGTGGTTTCAGTTCCCTTCCAACCGTGCTGAAACATCGAGCGCCGAGGTCCTGAAGAGCTCGATCATCTGGTCCCAGGTCAGTTCGCGTCCGGCTTGTTCGGCGCCAGCCCGTTCGGCGGCGGAGAGCCCGGCCGCCGCGTTCCGATCCCTGGGCGAAGCGGTGGAGTACCGGTCCACCGTGCCGATACGGGCGGCATGCTCCAGTGCGGCTGATCGCAAGGTGACCGCGACGTGCGGGGAGTGGTCGGCCAGAGCGCGCGAACCGGTCCAGACGACGCCCAGGAGGTCGGCCAGATTGCGCTGGCTCTGGAAAACCTCGACGGCTCGGCTAAGCGCGAGAAGCACCGAGCGTGCTTGCGACTGCTCACCGGAGCCGAGCATGCTGCGGGCCAAGGTGAGATCGGCGGTGCCCCGCGCCCAGCCGAAGCCACACTCAGCGGCCTTGTCCCGTGCGGTGTGCAGCAGCTCTTCCCCGCGTGCCTGGTGTCCCTGCTGGACCTCCAGAAGCCCCTCGCACAAGATGGCACTCGACTCGATCCACGCGGGAGCCGGATAGCGGGCGGTCTCTCCCCGATAGCGTTCCAGGGCAGCCTGCGTGGTCGGGATATCGCGCACAGCCGTCGCACCGGCGCCCACGAACACGAGCGCCTTCACCAGCAAAGCGCTCTGCTCGGCGTTCTTCGTCTCGCCGAGCAGATCGGCCGCCGACGAGGCGAGTCGCACGGCCTCGGCGGCATCACCGCAGTGGAAGGAATCGATGGACAGCGCCAGCAATCCGCTCACGCGATCGTTCACGGGCGCCTGCGGGCACGCCCGCATCGCGGAACGGATCAGCCGCATGCCTTCTGCCAGCACGCCGAAACTCGGCCAGACGTATTCGAGCGCGGCAGCGGTGCGCAGCGCCTGGACGGGGTCGTGTTCGAGATCGAAGGCGATACCGGCCCGGATGTTCGGCAGCTCCGCGGAGAGCACGCCGAAGGCACGCACCTCCTCCGGTCCGGTGATCAACGGAGCGTGAGCGGCGACCAGTGCCCTGATCCATCGCGCGTGCACCACGGCGGTGGTGTCGGCGTCGGGGTCGACGTCGTGGCAGTACCGCCGGATCGTCTCCAACACGCGGTACCGGATGGGGTGCTCTGAGACATCCGCCATCACCATGGAGCGGTCGACCAGCGCGGCGAGCGAGGCCGACACGGCCGCGCCCTCGGGCGCGACGGCCTGTGCCGCGTCCCAGGAGAAGCCACCTTCGAACGGCCAGAGCCGCAGCAGCAGCGCCTGATCGTCCTCGGCGAGCTGGTCGAAGCTCCAGCCGATGGCGGCCTGGAGGGTGGCGTGCGGCGTGAGGGAACCGCGGGGCGTGGATCCGAGCACATCCAGGCGTGCCCGCAGATGGCCCGCGAGAGCGCGCAGACCGAACGCCCGCTCCCGCGCCGCGGCCAGTTCGATCGCCAGCGGAAGCCCGTCGAGCAGCCCGCAGATCTCGCGGGCGGCCAGCCGCTCGTCCGGATCGGCGTGCCAGCCGGCGGCGGCGGCCCGGCCGGCCCGGATCCGGTCGAACAGGAGCTGGAGCGCGGCGCCGTCCTCGCCCTCCGGGGTCCGCAGCGGAAGCGGCCTCAGCGGGTACAACTGCTCGCCGTCCACATTGAGCGGATGGCGGCTGGTGGCGAGCACCGTGAGCAACGGGCAGGCCGGCAGTATCTCGGCGAGCAGACCGGCGACCGCCTCGGCCAGGTGCTCGCAGTTGTCGAGGACCAACAACCCGGCCCGGTTGGCGAGGGCCTGCTCGATGAGTGCGACCGGGTGATCGGCCAGATGGGTGATACCGACCGCCGCCGCGACCGCCACCGCGACACCGTCGTCGGTGTGCGCGTCCGCGAGCCTCACCAGCCAGGTCTCACCCGAGTTCCTGGCGGCGGCGTGTTCGACCGCCAGGCGCGTCTTGCCCACTCCGGCCGGACCGTACAGGGTCACCAGGCGATGGTCCGCCAGGACCTCGGCGAGCCTGGTCAGATCGCCGGCGCGGCCCACCAGGGAGGTCGCGGGCCGGGTGAGCCGACGCGGTGCGGACGGCAGGGACCGGACGGCGGGGACCCGCGCCCCCGCATCGGTCGCCGGGGGCATCAACACCGGATCCTGATCGAGCATCCGTTGTTCCAGGTCGCGCAGCGCCGGGCCCGGGTCCACACCGAGTTCGTCGACCAGCAGCGCGCGCACCCGGCGAAGCTCGGCCAGCGCGTGGCCCTGCCTGCCGCTGCGGTACAGCCCGAGGGCCAACAGCTCCCAGCGCCTCTCGCGATAGGGCATCTCGGCGACCGCCTCGGTGAGGTCGACGACGGCTGCCGAGGTGTCGCCGCAGGCGAGTCGGGCGGCCTGGAGCTCCTCGGCCGCGACCGCACGCAGTTCGCTCAGCCGGGCGCGCGCTCCGGCAGCCGCGACGGTCTGGCCGAGGTCTGTCCAGGGGTCTCCCCGCCACAGCTCCAACGCGGTCCGGAAGGCCTGCGCCGACTCGGCCGCCATGCCATCGGCCAGCAGCGCACGTCCACGCTCGACGAGCTCGGCGAACCGACCGTGATCGGTCTGATCGGAGTCGAGAGCGAGCCGGTATCCGGCGTGTGTGCGCTCGATGATGCCGCGTGCCTCCGCGCCGAGCGCCGACCGCAGCCGGGAGACGACGACGCGCAGCGCGTTCACGACGTTCGACGGCTGATCCTCGGCCCATACGTACTCGGCCAGCACGCGATCGTCGACCGGCGCACCATCGGCGATGGACAGCCCGGAGACCACACGTCGCGGCACCGGCCCGCCGAGATCGATCCCGATGCCGTCGACCTCCACCGCGCAGGGCCCCAGGATCCGACAGAACACCATGCCGTCCAACCCCCCGTGACCCGGCCTTCCCACCCCCTCAGCTTACGGGTCAGGCCGAATCGTCAGGTCAGCGCACGGCGCGGTGAACGACGTAGGACGCCGAGACGCGGAACCCGCGCGGGTCCTGGTTGGCCCCGGCGAGCAGGTCGACGGCCGCGGCCCGGACGCTGTCGAGCAGGCCGGCCTGTTCCAGAACCGGCAGGAACGCTGCGCCAAGCGGGTGACGGACGAATCGCGTGGTCCAGAAGTCGTCGACCGAATCCGCGGTGACGACCAGATCCCGGGCCTCGGTGGACAGCGTGAAGCCGTGCGGCGCGAGCAGTTCGCCCACCGCGGTGTGGTCGTGCCAGGCGAAGGGAGCGGCGGCCGGGGCGCCCGCTCCGATCTCTCGCAAAGCGGCGAGCGGAATGGCGGTGATCGCGGGGAACAGGCCCGCCGGGTTCCACGCGGTGATCACGATTCGCCCGGACGGACGGAGCACCCGCGCCATCTCGGCGGCCGCCCGGGCGGCGTCGGAGGCGAAGATCACCCCGAAGACCGACAGCACGGCATCGGCGCAGCGGTCGGGCACCGGAAGGGCTTCGGCGGTGCCGTCCAGGAACGCGACCCTCTGACCGGCGGCAGCGGCGGCCTTCGCGCCGACCTCACGCAGGCGCGCGGCCGGATCGACGCCTGTCGTGTCCGCACCGAGCTCGGCCGCCAGCAAAGCGGCGTTCCCCGATCCGCATCCGACGTCGATGACCCGCTGCCCAGCGGACAGCGCCGCGGCTTCGACCGCTTCGACCGCTGCGGGACGCAGGTCGGTCGCCGTCCACTCGTACTCGCCGAGACTCCAGTCGAGCTGGCTCATGTGCGCCTCAACTCCTCTGTCAGTAGCACCTGGCCGAAGTACCTCGCGGCGACGGACGGATCGCCATCAACGGTAGGCAGCCTGCCTTTCAAGAACACTTCACTCTGATTGTGCTGCGCCGGGATCCGTTCACACGATCCCGCCGCGGGTGGCGGCGCGACGTAAAGGCTTCTTCAGAGGCGAGTCGTCAGATCTACCGATGAGGCTTGCTTGTGACCGCGGCTGAAGACGATTGCCGGCCGACGCCCGGGCGGGGGCGATGACGGTGAAGGCGGCGACGGTCCCTTCGAGCATGGTGCGCAGATCGGCCGGGTCCAGCTCCGGGTCGAGCAGCCTGGTGGCGCACTGGTGCCGCAGCGCTCGGCCCAGCACGGTGGCCGACTCTGTGGTGAGTGCCGGATAGGCGAGCCGGATCGTGTCGACCAGGCCGACGACCTCGGTCGTCAGTGCCTCGTCGAGATGGGCCCGCAGAGTGGGGACGCCCAGCTCGGCCGCCGCCAGGACGGACGGCGCGACGAAGGCGCCGGCCGCTGACGTCAGGGTGTCCAGGCTGATCGCGAGGAGAGCACGCGGATCGGTCGCCGCCAGGTGTCCGTGCCGTTGCCTGAAGTCCGCGCAAAGGCGCTCGAAGTTGGCCGGCGCGATGCCGAAGAGCAG containing:
- a CDS encoding MBL fold metallo-hydrolase produces the protein MKLTKHAHACVTVEKDGTRLVIDPGTFAPDAADAIAQAHAVLITHEHFDHFDEGVVAAALQAQPDLRVFGTAAVAAALGSHGGRVRAVAAGDTFTVGAISAAVHGDRHALIHPDIPCPDNVGYLLEDGALYHPGDAYFAPDAPVHTLLLPTSGPWTKLGEAADYVRTIKPERIVQIHELMLSDLGRRSTANLLGEKGLTGIPIELVEPGVDVQL
- a CDS encoding TetR/AcrR family transcriptional regulator, which encodes MFGKPGRPAEDRIKRQQEIFLAVAPLIGEYGGRAVTMTRAARAANMSVGGLYHYFSTKRELLLFGIAPANFERLCADFRQRHGHLAATDPRALLAISLDTLTSAAGAFVAPSVLAAAELGVPTLRAHLDEALTTEVVGLVDTIRLAYPALTTESATVLGRALRHQCATRLLDPELDPADLRTMLEGTVAAFTVIAPARASAGNRLQPRSQASLIGRSDDSPLKKPLRRAATRGGIV
- a CDS encoding BTAD domain-containing putative transcriptional regulator, which translates into the protein MVFCRILGPCAVEVDGIGIDLGGPVPRRVVSGLSIADGAPVDDRVLAEYVWAEDQPSNVVNALRVVVSRLRSALGAEARGIIERTHAGYRLALDSDQTDHGRFAELVERGRALLADGMAAESAQAFRTALELWRGDPWTDLGQTVAAAGARARLSELRAVAAEELQAARLACGDTSAAVVDLTEAVAEMPYRERRWELLALGLYRSGRQGHALAELRRVRALLVDELGVDPGPALRDLEQRMLDQDPVLMPPATDAGARVPAVRSLPSAPRRLTRPATSLVGRAGDLTRLAEVLADHRLVTLYGPAGVGKTRLAVEHAAARNSGETWLVRLADAHTDDGVAVAVAAAVGITHLADHPVALIEQALANRAGLLVLDNCEHLAEAVAGLLAEILPACPLLTVLATSRHPLNVDGEQLYPLRPLPLRTPEGEDGAALQLLFDRIRAGRAAAAGWHADPDERLAAREICGLLDGLPLAIELAAARERAFGLRALAGHLRARLDVLGSTPRGSLTPHATLQAAIGWSFDQLAEDDQALLLRLWPFEGGFSWDAAQAVAPEGAAVSASLAALVDRSMVMADVSEHPIRYRVLETIRRYCHDVDPDADTTAVVHARWIRALVAAHAPLITGPEEVRAFGVLSAELPNIRAGIAFDLEHDPVQALRTAAALEYVWPSFGVLAEGMRLIRSAMRACPQAPVNDRVSGLLALSIDSFHCGDAAEAVRLASSAADLLGETKNAEQSALLVKALVFVGAGATAVRDIPTTQAALERYRGETARYPAPAWIESSAILCEGLLEVQQGHQARGEELLHTARDKAAECGFGWARGTADLTLARSMLGSGEQSQARSVLLALSRAVEVFQSQRNLADLLGVVWTGSRALADHSPHVAVTLRSAALEHAARIGTVDRYSTASPRDRNAAAGLSAAERAGAEQAGRELTWDQMIELFRTSALDVSARLEGN
- a CDS encoding class I SAM-dependent methyltransferase; translation: MSQLDWSLGEYEWTATDLRPAAVEAVEAAALSAGQRVIDVGCGSGNAALLAAELGADTTGVDPAARLREVGAKAAAAAGQRVAFLDGTAEALPVPDRCADAVLSVFGVIFASDAARAAAEMARVLRPSGRIVITAWNPAGLFPAITAIPLAALREIGAGAPAAAPFAWHDHTAVGELLAPHGFTLSTEARDLVVTADSVDDFWTTRFVRHPLGAAFLPVLEQAGLLDSVRAAAVDLLAGANQDPRGFRVSASYVVHRAVR
- a CDS encoding RICIN domain-containing protein, which produces MTTQSRVLSPRPKARILALLIAAASASAGLVSGSGAAHADAQPGSGYYEIRNVAFGNCVTASLGGTVNQASVTSCTGSLPQEWNEIAYSNGDQLNSYQSLCLQANVADQTVESAPCNGSPFQRWIKSYDKYDSGAIRYYLDPFATNCGYYCFLGADTSQPSRLRLAVNKTPTSYAPSIDWTRS
- a CDS encoding alpha/beta fold hydrolase, whose protein sequence is MHVHRSGRGPLVLLLHGGLRGGQAGWRHQHPLTRRWTLLAPDRPGHGESPPARQDFESESVLVAHQLLDRPVHVVGMSYGAIVAMYAAALRPDNVRSLTLVEPPCTAVAAGVPAVDAYGEEVRRVLELRDATDADALREFLAVVGAPAEVSEPIPPSLRKGLRQLLGARPPDEAEPPLAQLRAAPFHTLVVSGGHLEANEIICDVIAAETAGSRAVCPGAGHLIPDTGKPFNDLLERHFRAAGGEASEVC
- a CDS encoding ABC transporter ATP-binding protein; amino-acid sequence: MAEVRFIDATRVFHGMWKPAVDGVDLTVRDGELLVLTGPSGSGKSTLLRLLAGLEPLDRGSVLINGSDVGRTAPDKRAVSMIFQGFALFPHLTVRENIAFPLTMRKSSAKSAAARVNQVAKLCGVTDHLSSRPEGLSFDIRQRTTMARAIVRRPDVVCLDEPLAGPGVPLMMRGRSPIGSLQRELGVTMLYATCSSEDAWAVADRVAVLDRGTLHQVGTPRDVFLEPASIAVAQFLGSPAMNLVTAAVEGRTARVGRLAVPVSAAQLSSLSGNRVVVGLRPEDLTIGGEGEGIRAVTILVRDTGRDHLVTTRTTVGGDEVDLVVRHTGGPLPVKGENVVVGVAGGADVARFHLFDEKTGHRLAG